One Nocardia farcinica genomic region harbors:
- a CDS encoding recombinase family protein — protein sequence MAATSLRALVGARVSVLKGAEKVSNLAQIGTGSSWVVSRGHRIVGTFEDLDVSADKYTPFDRPDLGRWLTDERAHEWDMLVFSKVDRAFRSIRDTVDLARWIEARKKILVFAEDGMVLNYRDDVDSFERMMSEFFIMVASFFAQMELNRFKSRAKDAHRIIRQTDRWANGVPPYGFWTAPHPSGKGRCLVPDPEGRRVLREVIAPRLLAGDSFSSIVAHLNATGVLTNMNRAKVEAGREPKADPWTVTNLRDMLTSLRTQGIKMSQGKPVLTEDGSMIRLADPTFDDETWTRIQEAVAARSHSGKRRVNSPNPLLSVGFCGKCGSNLSHQVQQNVPGGKEFRYYRCQKCKLRTRADEAEFLLEELFIETYGQQAVTRRIFVPGSDNSRELEEVEAAIKRLRMESDAGLITTEEDQNLYMTRLSSLVGRRNALQANPVVAPTWREETTGETNAEVWARSSQEERRKLLQERGIRFVLHPGKRWELVDIMGEKIT from the coding sequence ATGGCAGCCACATCACTCCGCGCGCTGGTCGGCGCGCGTGTCTCCGTCCTGAAGGGCGCGGAGAAAGTCAGCAACCTAGCACAGATCGGCACCGGGTCAAGTTGGGTCGTGTCTCGAGGACACCGTATCGTCGGTACGTTCGAAGACCTGGACGTGTCGGCGGACAAGTACACCCCGTTTGATCGTCCAGACCTGGGCCGGTGGCTGACCGATGAGCGCGCCCACGAGTGGGACATGCTCGTCTTCTCGAAGGTCGACCGGGCGTTTCGATCCATCCGGGACACGGTGGACCTTGCTCGCTGGATCGAAGCGCGGAAGAAGATTCTTGTCTTTGCCGAGGACGGGATGGTCCTCAACTACCGCGACGACGTGGACAGTTTCGAGCGTATGATGTCTGAGTTCTTCATCATGGTTGCGAGTTTCTTCGCACAGATGGAACTGAACCGTTTCAAATCCAGGGCCAAGGATGCTCACCGCATCATCCGGCAAACGGACCGATGGGCGAACGGCGTACCGCCGTACGGGTTTTGGACCGCCCCGCACCCGTCCGGTAAGGGTCGGTGCTTGGTCCCGGACCCGGAGGGGCGGCGAGTCCTCCGGGAGGTCATCGCGCCCCGATTGCTCGCCGGAGACTCCTTTTCGTCCATCGTGGCCCATCTCAACGCGACAGGCGTCTTGACGAACATGAACCGGGCGAAGGTGGAGGCCGGAAGGGAGCCGAAGGCTGATCCCTGGACTGTGACGAATCTCCGTGACATGCTGACTTCCCTTCGTACCCAGGGAATCAAGATGTCCCAGGGCAAGCCGGTGCTGACCGAAGACGGGTCGATGATCCGCCTTGCTGATCCGACTTTTGATGACGAGACGTGGACGCGAATCCAGGAAGCCGTTGCGGCCCGGTCCCACTCAGGCAAGCGCCGCGTGAACAGTCCTAACCCGTTACTCAGCGTTGGATTCTGCGGAAAGTGCGGTAGCAATCTCTCGCACCAGGTCCAGCAGAACGTTCCGGGAGGCAAGGAATTCCGGTACTACCGGTGCCAGAAGTGCAAGCTTCGAACCCGTGCCGATGAGGCGGAATTTCTACTAGAGGAACTATTTATCGAGACGTACGGACAGCAGGCGGTCACCCGTCGAATCTTTGTCCCCGGGTCGGACAACTCGCGAGAGCTGGAAGAGGTTGAAGCAGCCATAAAGCGATTGCGAATGGAATCCGACGCCGGACTCATCACAACCGAGGAAGACCAGAATCTCTACATGACCCGTCTTTCGTCTCTCGTTGGCCGCAGGAACGCCTTGCAGGCCAATCCGGTAGTTGCACCTACCTGGAGGGAGGAAACGACCGGAGAGACGAACGCTGAAGTGTGGGCGCGGTCCTCCCAGGAAGAGCGGAGGAAGCTACTCCAGGAACGCGGTATCCGGTTCGTCCTCCACCCCGGCAAGCGTTGGGAACTGGTAGACATCATGGGCGAGAAGATCACATAG